The sequence below is a genomic window from Cyanobacterium stanieri LEGE 03274.
ATAAGATTAAAATTACTCAAAATGTATTTAATAAAAAATGAGATAATCCCAGAAATTATAAATACTTTCAAAATAAAAAAAAAGGAGTTATTAAACGTCATAATTGGGGCAAAGTAATAATAAACCTAGTCAAACATAACACGATCAAACCACATCAAATTAGTTTAATTTTTTCTTAATAAACGCCACTAACTGATTCATTTGTTTCTTCAACTTATCTACTTCTCCTTCTAAATGGGCAATTCTAGCATTTAACTTAGCCACCTCAGCACTATCACCAGAAGGCGTAGCAACCGCCGATTGTTGAGGGGCAGACTGTTGCAACACCTGAGCCAATTTTTTAGAGCGCTCCATGGCATCCCGAATCCCTTGCACCAACTGTTTTTGGTCAAAAGGTTTTTCTAAAAAAGCAAAATATTCAAAAGGTTCGGGAATTTTATCAGTTACTTCATCTTTTCTCCCAGACATTAACAACAGAGGAATAGAGCGAAGTTCGGGACTTTTTTGGATTTCCTGATACACATCCCAACCGCTCATTTTAGGTAAGAAAAAATCTAACATAATTATTTGCGGATTAGCAGTTTTTAACAACTCCATACCCTGTAACCCATCCTTTGCCTCCACCACCTCAAACTTACCAGGGGGTAACATATCCTTTACAGTACGTCTAATAACCATACTGTCATCAATCACCACAATTGTACGATTTGACACAATAATTGAACTCCTTTTTTTGATAGCTACGTTCAAACTTTATTAAGTTTATCAAAAACCAGAGCGACAAAACACAATTAAATCATTGACTATTTAACTTTGAGGGTGGTTGCCCTTGCTATATAATAGCCACTGACTAACCACCAACCTACTAAATAT
It includes:
- a CDS encoding response regulator codes for the protein MSNRTIVVIDDSMVIRRTVKDMLPPGKFEVVEAKDGLQGMELLKTANPQIIMLDFFLPKMSGWDVYQEIQKSPELRSIPLLLMSGRKDEVTDKIPEPFEYFAFLEKPFDQKQLVQGIRDAMERSKKLAQVLQQSAPQQSAVATPSGDSAEVAKLNARIAHLEGEVDKLKKQMNQLVAFIKKKLN